A stretch of Capricornis sumatraensis isolate serow.1 chromosome 10, serow.2, whole genome shotgun sequence DNA encodes these proteins:
- the CRELD1 gene encoding protein disulfide isomerase CRELD1 isoform X3, with translation MAPRSSRGIAPALLCGLSLFLGFPGLVWVQISVPPQSSPHTEAHPCHTCRGLVDSFNKGLERTIRDNFGGGNTAWEEEKLSKYKDSETRLVEVLEGVCSKSDFECHRLLELSEELVESWWFHKQQEAPDLFQWLCSDSLKLCCPSGTFGPSCLPCPGGAERPCGGYGHCEGEGTRGGSGHCDCQAGYGGEACGQCGLGYFEAERNASHLVCSACFGPCARCSGPEESHCLQCKKGWALHHLKCVDIDECGTERASCGADQFCVNTEGSYECRDCAKACLGCMGAGPGRCKKCSPGYQQVGSKCLDVDECETAVCPGENQQCENTEGSYRCVCADGYKQMEGICVKEQIPGWRSVASPFPG, from the exons ATGGCCCCAAGATCCTCAAGGGGCatagccccagctctgctctgtgGTCTGAGCCTCTTCCTTGGCTTCCCAGGCCTGGTCTGGGTCCAAATTTCTGTGCCTCCCCAATCTTCTCCCCACACTGAGGCCCATCCGTGTCACACCTGCCGGGGACTGGTTGACAGCTTCAACAAG GGCCTGGAGAGAACCATCCGGGACAACTTTGGAGGTGGAAACACTGCTTGGGAGGAAGAGAAGTTGTCCAAATACAAAGACAG TGAGACCCGCCTGGTAGAGGTGCTTGAGGGCGTGTGCAGCAAGTCGGACTTCGAGTGCCACCGCCTGCTGGAGCTGAGTGAGGAGCTGGTGGAGAGCTGGTGGTTTCACAA GCAGCAGGAAGCCCCAGACCTCTTCCAGTGGCTCTGCTCAGATTCCCTGAAGCTCTGCTGCCCCTCAGGCACCTTCGGGCCCTCCTGCCTTC CCTGTCCTGGGGGTGCGGAGCGGCCCTGCGGTGGCTACGGCCATTGTGAAGGGGAAGGGACTCGAGGGGGCAGCGGGCACTGTGACTGCCAAGCTGGCTACGGGGGTGAGGCCTGTGGCCAGTGCGGCCTCGGCTACTTTGAGGCGGAGCGCAACGCCAGCCATCTGGTATGTTCGG CTTGTTTTGGCCCCTGTGCACGCTGCTCAGGACCTGAGGAATCACATTGTTTACAGTGCAAGAAGGGCTGGGCCCTGCATCACCTCAAGTGTGTAG ACATTGATGAATGCGGCACGGAGCGAGCCAGCTGTGGAGCCGACCAGTTTTGTGTGAACACGGAGGGCTCCTACGAGTGCCGGG ACTGTGCCAAGGCCTGCCTGGGCTGCATGGGGGCGGGACCCGGCCGCTGTAAGAAGTGTAGCCCTGGCTACCAGCAGGTGGGCTCCAAGTGTCTTG ATGTAGATGAGTGTGAGACGGCGGTGTGTCCGGGAGAGAACCAACAATGTGAGAACACCGAGGGCAGTTACCGCTGCGTCTGTGCCGATGGCTACAAACAGATGGAGGGCATCTGTGTGAAGGAGCAGATCCCAG GCTGGCGTTCGGTGGCCTCACCCTTCCCAGGGTAG